From the genome of Kaistella daneshvariae, one region includes:
- a CDS encoding response regulator — protein MKILVVDDNKDICTLIESILLADGYDVESCCNPAEYKEKLAKSKPELIITDMLMSGFDGRTLTNDLKRNAKTADIKVMLMSAHPDAMQICEEIGADAFLAKPFEIDDLVEKVQTFLTETPELKGTEPVK, from the coding sequence ATGAAAATATTGGTTGTTGATGACAACAAAGATATTTGTACGCTCATCGAAAGTATATTACTGGCTGATGGTTATGATGTAGAATCTTGTTGCAACCCCGCCGAATACAAAGAAAAGCTTGCGAAGTCCAAACCGGAGCTAATTATTACAGATATGTTGATGTCGGGTTTCGACGGCCGAACATTAACCAACGATTTGAAAAGAAATGCCAAAACCGCGGATATTAAAGTGATGCTGATGTCTGCACATCCCGACGCGATGCAGATTTGTGAAGAAATCGGTGCTGATGCTTTCCTGGCAAAACCTTTTGAAATCGATGATTTGGTTGAAAAAGTCCAAACCTTTCTAACCGAAACGCCGGAATTAAAAGGCACAGAACCGGTAAAATAA
- the nth gene encoding endonuclease III, with protein sequence MLKKQRAEIVRTELEKLYPNVGIPLDHTDPYTLLVAVALSAQTTDKKVNQITPKLFEVAGDPFKMKELEVDEIKYLIKEIGLTNTKAKNLHRMAEILVEKHQGIVPQSFEELEELPGVGHKTASVVMSQAFGVPAFPVDTHIHRLMTQWKLTSGKNVVETEKDAKKLFPRESWNKLHLQIIYYGREFSPARGNKDKDFITKMLFE encoded by the coding sequence ATGTTAAAAAAACAAAGAGCGGAAATTGTACGAACGGAACTTGAAAAATTATATCCAAATGTAGGAATTCCGCTTGATCATACCGATCCGTATACGCTGCTCGTGGCTGTGGCGCTTTCCGCACAAACTACCGACAAAAAAGTAAATCAAATTACACCTAAATTGTTCGAGGTAGCCGGTGATCCGTTTAAAATGAAAGAACTTGAAGTTGACGAAATTAAATATTTAATTAAGGAAATTGGACTTACCAATACAAAAGCAAAAAATCTGCACCGGATGGCGGAAATTTTAGTGGAAAAACATCAGGGAATCGTACCGCAAAGTTTTGAAGAACTGGAAGAATTACCCGGCGTGGGTCACAAAACCGCTTCTGTAGTGATGAGCCAAGCCTTTGGTGTGCCAGCATTTCCTGTGGATACACATATTCACCGTTTGATGACGCAATGGAAACTGACCTCAGGAAAAAATGTGGTGGAAACTGAAAAAGACGCTAAAAAATTATTTCCGAGAGAAAGTTGGAACAAGCTTCACTTGCAAATTATTTACTACGGCAGAGAATTTTCGCCGGCACGGGGAAATAAGGATAAAGATTTTATAACGAAAATGTTATTTGAGTAG
- the bcp gene encoding thioredoxin-dependent thiol peroxidase — MLQVGDQLPEFESVNQNGKTVKSADFAGKKLVMFFYPKANTPGCTAEACDINDHISLLKKEGYEILGISADSVSAQKKFHEKFGFQYDLIADESKEILEKFGVWQLKKFMGREFMGIVRTTFIFDENGLCTRVIDKVKTKEAAAQILENA, encoded by the coding sequence ATGTTGCAAGTTGGCGATCAGTTACCAGAATTTGAAAGTGTGAACCAAAATGGTAAAACGGTAAAATCTGCCGATTTTGCCGGTAAAAAATTGGTGATGTTCTTTTATCCGAAAGCGAACACGCCCGGCTGCACAGCAGAAGCCTGCGATATTAATGACCATATTTCACTGTTGAAAAAAGAAGGATACGAAATCCTCGGGATTTCCGCAGACTCGGTTTCAGCGCAGAAAAAATTTCATGAAAAATTTGGTTTTCAATACGATTTAATTGCCGATGAATCCAAAGAAATTTTAGAAAAATTTGGAGTTTGGCAGCTGAAAAAATTCATGGGCCGCGAGTTTATGGGAATCGTGCGCACCACTTTTATATTCGATGAAAACGGCCTTTGCACCCGCGTTATCGATAAGGTAAAAACCAAAGAAGCAGCGGCACAAATCTTAGAAAATGCCTGA
- a CDS encoding aminotransferase class V-fold PLP-dependent enzyme: MFDIQNIRAQFPILTQTVNGKPLVYLDNGATSQKPISVLNAWQKYYTEINANVHRGIHTLSQLATEEMEISRKKVQNFINAKNDFEVIFTKGTTEGLNLIAYAMTDLIKENDEIIISYLEHHSNIVPWQLLCERTGAKLKVIPMDVNGVLQLDFLEKNLSEKTKLVSFNQVSNALGVINPIEKIIEITRKNSAALIVVDGAQSVPHFKIDVQQMDCDFFVFSGHKMYAPMGTGILYGKEEILRKIQPFHGGGEMIATCSFEKTTYADLPFKFEAGTPNVGGNIALGAAIDFMANIGHENIQTHENALLEYAQKKLLEIEGLKIYGENAKRTGVVSFNLEGIGIASDVGMILDKLGIAVRTGHHCTQPIMEFFNIAGTVRASFAVYNTFDEIDILAEGVRKAQKMLS, translated from the coding sequence ATGTTCGACATTCAAAATATACGCGCGCAGTTCCCCATTCTTACGCAAACCGTAAACGGAAAACCTTTGGTTTACCTGGATAACGGCGCCACCTCCCAGAAACCAATTTCTGTATTAAATGCCTGGCAAAAATATTATACGGAAATCAACGCGAATGTACACCGTGGAATCCACACTTTGAGCCAGCTGGCAACCGAAGAAATGGAAATTTCCCGCAAAAAGGTGCAAAATTTCATCAATGCTAAAAATGATTTCGAAGTTATTTTTACCAAAGGCACGACGGAGGGCCTGAACCTCATCGCCTATGCGATGACCGATCTTATAAAGGAAAATGATGAAATCATTATTTCTTATCTGGAGCACCATTCAAATATTGTCCCGTGGCAGCTGCTTTGCGAAAGAACGGGGGCTAAACTGAAAGTCATCCCGATGGATGTAAACGGTGTTCTTCAACTCGATTTTTTGGAAAAAAACTTAAGTGAAAAAACGAAACTGGTTTCTTTTAACCAGGTTTCCAACGCGCTGGGCGTCATTAATCCTATTGAAAAAATCATCGAAATAACGCGGAAAAATTCTGCAGCGCTGATCGTGGTGGACGGTGCTCAATCTGTTCCGCATTTTAAAATCGATGTTCAGCAGATGGATTGTGATTTTTTCGTGTTCAGCGGACATAAAATGTACGCACCAATGGGCACGGGAATTTTGTACGGAAAAGAAGAAATCCTGAGAAAAATTCAGCCTTTTCACGGCGGTGGCGAAATGATTGCAACCTGTTCTTTTGAAAAAACAACCTACGCGGACTTGCCTTTTAAATTTGAAGCCGGAACACCAAATGTCGGTGGAAATATTGCCTTAGGCGCGGCGATAGATTTCATGGCAAACATCGGTCACGAAAATATTCAGACGCACGAAAACGCTTTGCTGGAATACGCACAAAAAAAATTGCTGGAAATTGAAGGTTTGAAAATTTACGGTGAAAATGCGAAACGGACGGGCGTGGTTTCTTTTAACCTGGAGGGAATCGGTATCGCATCAGATGTCGGAATGATTCTGGACAAACTTGGAATTGCAGTTCGAACCGGTCATCACTGCACGCAGCCGATTATGGAATTTTTCAATATTGCAGGAACGGTGCGCGCGAGTTTTGCGGTTTACAATACTTTTGATGAAATCGATATTTTAGCAGAAGGCGTAAGAAAAGCGCAAAAAATGTTGAGTTAA
- a CDS encoding serine hydrolase domain-containing protein has translation MVQKILQGILVVTAGAIALSYSFGYSYLFKGIRETYLRGTTGSSIDDGTYFPSNIIAKGISIPWEKDLLYNKTALPKNFVEELKNSNTASFLVIKNGKLVHEEYWDGYAQTSKTNSFSMAKAVTVMLVGKAIEEKKITGFNAKFSDFFDNYKNIEFGKNLTLKNLAEMEAGLNWDEDYNNPFLPNAKAYYGKSLEEAVLLRGFKAEPGTQFEYQSGATQLLGFALRKSLNQKISDYGSEKLWQPLGMEANAQWNTDDFGMEKTFCCINATSRDFAKLGQLFLNEGSFNGKEIIKSSLVEEMRTPTKLSKGAYGMGLWINNDAEIKHYYFRGLYGQYIIIVPEKNMVIVRTGMNKNENLDAKGRPKEVEKYVVEAVKIFG, from the coding sequence ATGGTTCAAAAAATACTTCAGGGAATTCTGGTCGTTACGGCGGGTGCCATCGCGTTATCGTATTCTTTTGGCTACAGTTATCTTTTCAAAGGAATTCGCGAAACGTATCTGCGCGGTACCACCGGCTCTTCCATTGATGACGGCACCTATTTCCCGTCGAACATCATCGCCAAAGGGATTTCGATTCCGTGGGAAAAGGATTTACTTTACAATAAAACAGCTTTACCGAAAAATTTCGTTGAGGAATTAAAGAATTCAAATACCGCGTCTTTTTTAGTCATTAAAAACGGAAAATTAGTGCACGAAGAATATTGGGATGGATATGCGCAAACTTCCAAAACCAACTCCTTTTCAATGGCGAAAGCAGTGACCGTAATGCTGGTAGGAAAAGCCATTGAAGAGAAAAAAATTACCGGCTTTAACGCTAAATTTTCTGATTTCTTCGACAATTATAAAAATATAGAATTTGGTAAAAATTTGACTTTAAAAAATCTGGCAGAAATGGAAGCGGGTTTAAACTGGGACGAAGATTACAACAATCCGTTTCTACCAAATGCCAAAGCGTATTACGGAAAATCGCTGGAAGAGGCGGTTTTGCTGCGCGGTTTTAAAGCCGAACCCGGAACGCAATTCGAATATCAGTCGGGCGCGACTCAGCTTTTGGGTTTTGCGCTGCGGAAATCTTTAAACCAAAAAATTTCTGATTATGGCTCGGAAAAATTGTGGCAGCCGCTCGGCATGGAAGCAAACGCACAATGGAATACCGATGATTTCGGAATGGAAAAAACATTTTGCTGTATCAATGCGACGTCACGGGATTTTGCAAAATTGGGTCAGTTATTTTTAAATGAAGGAAGTTTTAACGGCAAAGAAATAATAAAATCAAGCTTGGTTGAGGAAATGCGAACACCAACAAAACTCTCAAAAGGCGCTTATGGAATGGGACTTTGGATAAATAATGACGCGGAGATTAAGCATTATTATTTCCGTGGTTTGTACGGCCAATACATCATCATTGTTCCCGAAAAAAATATGGTGATTGTAAGAACCGGAATGAATAAAAATGAAAATTTAGATGCTAAAGGCCGACCGAAAGAAGTGGAAAAATATGTCGTTGAAGCCGTTAAAATTTTCGGTTAA
- a CDS encoding glycine--tRNA ligase: MAKQEDVFKKLISHAKEYGFIFPSSEIYDGLSAIYDYGQNGAELKNNIKQYWWKAMVQMNENIVGIDSAIFMHPTIWKASGHVDAFNDPLIDNKDSKKRFRADVLLEDYCAKLEDKAQKEIEKAAKRFGDAFDKNEFERTNGRVLEYREKQKTILSRMAKSLENEDLGDVKALIEELEIADPDTGSKNWTDVRQFNLMFGTKLGASADSATDLYLRPETAQGIFVNFLNVQKTSRQKLPFGIAQIGKAFRNEIVARQFIFRMREFEQMEMQFFVPPGTELGFYEEWKQKRLNWHLALGLGEENYKFHDHEKLAHYANAAADIEFKFPFGFKELEGIHSRTDFDLKAHEKFSGRKLQYFDAERNENYVPYVVETSVGLDRLFLAIFSNCLKDEVLEDGSERTVLSLPPALAPVKAAILPLMKKDGLGEYGEKIFNELKFDFNMIYEDKDSIGKRYRRQDAIGTPFCITIDHDSLTDNTVTLRDRDTMKQERVAVSDLRRIIDEKTNFRNLLSKI, from the coding sequence ATGGCTAAACAGGAGGATGTTTTTAAAAAATTGATTTCCCACGCGAAAGAATATGGCTTTATTTTTCCTTCGAGTGAGATATATGACGGATTATCAGCAATTTACGATTACGGACAAAACGGTGCCGAGCTGAAAAACAACATCAAACAGTATTGGTGGAAAGCGATGGTGCAGATGAACGAAAATATTGTGGGCATTGATTCTGCGATTTTTATGCACCCGACGATCTGGAAAGCTTCCGGCCATGTGGACGCCTTTAATGATCCTTTGATCGATAATAAAGATTCGAAAAAACGCTTCCGCGCTGATGTTTTGCTGGAAGATTACTGCGCGAAGCTTGAAGATAAGGCGCAAAAAGAGATCGAAAAAGCAGCCAAAAGATTTGGCGACGCCTTTGATAAAAATGAATTTGAACGCACGAACGGCCGCGTTTTAGAATACCGTGAAAAGCAGAAAACGATCTTGTCACGCATGGCAAAATCTCTGGAAAACGAAGATTTGGGCGATGTAAAAGCCTTGATTGAAGAGCTGGAAATTGCAGATCCCGATACCGGCTCGAAAAACTGGACGGATGTTCGTCAGTTTAACCTCATGTTTGGAACGAAACTCGGCGCTTCGGCAGATTCCGCGACCGATTTATATCTGAGACCGGAAACGGCGCAGGGAATTTTTGTGAATTTCCTGAATGTACAGAAAACTTCACGTCAGAAATTGCCTTTTGGAATTGCGCAGATTGGGAAAGCTTTTAGAAATGAGATTGTTGCGCGACAGTTTATTTTCCGCATGCGCGAATTCGAGCAGATGGAAATGCAGTTTTTTGTACCGCCGGGAACCGAGCTTGGATTTTATGAAGAATGGAAACAGAAACGCCTGAACTGGCATTTGGCTTTAGGTTTGGGCGAAGAAAATTATAAATTTCACGACCACGAAAAACTGGCGCATTACGCCAATGCTGCAGCGGATATTGAATTTAAATTCCCGTTTGGTTTCAAAGAACTGGAAGGAATTCACTCCAGAACCGATTTTGATTTAAAAGCACACGAAAAATTCTCCGGCCGAAAATTGCAGTATTTTGATGCGGAAAGAAACGAAAATTATGTTCCGTATGTAGTGGAAACTTCTGTTGGTTTGGACCGTTTGTTTTTAGCGATTTTCTCGAATTGCCTGAAAGATGAAGTTTTGGAAGACGGCTCGGAACGCACCGTTCTTTCACTTCCACCAGCTTTAGCGCCTGTGAAGGCGGCGATTTTGCCTTTGATGAAAAAAGACGGTCTGGGCGAATATGGCGAAAAAATCTTCAATGAGTTGAAATTCGATTTCAACATGATTTACGAAGATAAAGACAGCATCGGGAAACGTTACCGCCGCCAGGACGCGATCGGTACGCCGTTCTGTATCACCATCGATCACGATTCGCTGACCGACAACACGGTGACCTTGCGCGACCGCGACACCATGAAGCAGGAAAGAGTTGCTGTTTCAGATTTACGCCGAATTATCGACGAAAAAACAAATTTCAGAAACCTGCTTTCTAAAATTTAA
- a CDS encoding quinone-dependent dihydroorotate dehydrogenase, whose protein sequence is MYKSLVRPVLFKFDPEKVHYFTFSILKNFPVLARIFLPKPIEDPRLEREVFGLKFKNPVGLAAGFDKDAKMFQELSDLGFGFIEIGTLTPKAQDGNPKKRLFRLIEDSAIINRMGFNNGGVDAAAERLKNKKNVLIGGNIGKNKVTPNEDAVNDYIICFEKLFPVVDYFVVNVSSPNTPNLRELQDKEPLTKLLGTLQEINSKKGKPKPILLKIAPDLSDDQLLDIIDIVKDTKIAGVIATNTTLSRENLISENKVETGGLSGKPLTKRSTEIIRFLSEKSGKAFPIIGVGGIHSAEDALEKLDAGASLIQLYTGFIYEGPELIRKINEGILKKM, encoded by the coding sequence ATGTACAAAAGCCTCGTCCGCCCGGTTCTGTTCAAATTCGATCCGGAAAAAGTTCATTATTTCACTTTTTCAATTCTGAAAAATTTCCCCGTTTTAGCCCGGATTTTTCTGCCAAAACCCATCGAAGATCCACGTCTGGAGCGCGAAGTTTTCGGTTTGAAATTTAAAAATCCCGTGGGTTTGGCGGCAGGTTTTGATAAAGATGCGAAAATGTTTCAGGAACTTTCAGACCTCGGTTTTGGTTTTATAGAGATCGGAACGTTAACACCAAAAGCTCAGGACGGAAATCCGAAAAAAAGACTTTTTAGACTTATCGAAGATTCTGCCATCATCAACCGAATGGGCTTTAATAATGGTGGAGTTGACGCCGCGGCAGAACGTTTGAAAAACAAAAAAAATGTACTTATAGGCGGGAATATTGGTAAAAATAAAGTGACGCCGAATGAAGATGCGGTGAACGATTACATCATCTGTTTCGAAAAACTTTTCCCTGTTGTAGATTACTTTGTGGTAAACGTAAGTTCGCCAAATACGCCGAATCTGCGCGAACTTCAGGACAAAGAACCTTTAACAAAACTGCTCGGGACGCTACAGGAAATTAATTCCAAAAAAGGAAAACCAAAACCAATTCTGCTGAAAATCGCGCCAGATCTTTCAGATGACCAACTTTTAGACATCATCGATATTGTAAAAGACACCAAAATAGCCGGTGTCATTGCGACAAACACCACGCTTTCGCGGGAAAATTTAATTTCAGAAAATAAGGTTGAAACGGGTGGACTTTCCGGAAAACCTTTAACCAAACGGTCAACGGAAATTATTCGATTTCTTTCTGAAAAAAGCGGCAAAGCTTTCCCCATAATTGGTGTGGGCGGAATTCATTCTGCGGAAGACGCGCTGGAAAAACTGGATGCAGGCGCAAGTTTAATTCAGCTCTACACCGGATTTATCTATGAAGGACCGGAACTCATCCGGAAAATCAACGAGGGAATTTTGAAAAAAATGTAG
- a CDS encoding DUF445 domain-containing protein, with protein MNDSEKKAQLRKYKMFATGLFLLMALIFVATTILAKENPAHWIGYLKAFSEAAMVGALADWFAVTALFNYPLGLKIPHTNLIQNSKDRIGDNLGNFVVENFLSPQNIRPYIQKIKISNFVGEWLSKPRNQENLVKEVSNIVLDILNKLDDTEVVNFIEKKAKEMTDDLKINQVIGNGLEYILDKNDHQKLVTNISKQIKEYVLQNHQLVKERVKSESFFLVPRFVEDNIADKITVGLSKYFEEVEIEKNHPLRREISAKLYAFSAEIKTENKWVEEFRNIKNDFLTSEKMTQYSTDIWNSIKKSLGKELEDENSALKNYLQKNLTELAENLKTDEKFQNKIDHWVRVTAYKYILKNTHQAANLISSTVGNWQGKELSEKLELEVGKDLQFIRVNGTIVGGLVGLIIYTLTNFFL; from the coding sequence ATGAACGATTCCGAAAAAAAAGCGCAGCTGCGCAAGTACAAAATGTTTGCCACCGGTCTTTTTCTGCTGATGGCCCTTATTTTTGTTGCTACTACCATTTTAGCAAAGGAAAATCCGGCACATTGGATTGGTTATCTGAAAGCTTTTTCTGAAGCGGCGATGGTCGGCGCTTTGGCGGACTGGTTCGCAGTTACCGCGCTTTTCAACTATCCGCTAGGTTTAAAAATTCCGCACACCAATCTCATTCAGAACTCGAAAGACCGTATTGGCGATAATTTGGGCAATTTCGTAGTGGAAAATTTTCTTTCACCGCAAAATATCCGGCCTTACATCCAAAAAATTAAAATTTCGAATTTTGTGGGCGAATGGCTTTCAAAACCACGAAATCAGGAAAATTTGGTAAAAGAAGTGTCGAATATCGTCCTTGATATTCTGAATAAACTGGATGACACCGAGGTCGTCAATTTCATTGAGAAAAAAGCCAAAGAGATGACCGATGATCTGAAAATCAATCAAGTTATCGGTAACGGTCTGGAATATATTCTCGATAAAAATGACCACCAGAAATTGGTTACCAATATTTCCAAACAGATCAAAGAATACGTTCTGCAAAATCATCAGCTGGTGAAAGAACGTGTAAAAAGTGAAAGTTTTTTTCTGGTTCCCAGATTTGTCGAAGATAATATTGCCGACAAAATCACCGTGGGACTTTCCAAATATTTTGAAGAAGTTGAAATTGAAAAAAACCATCCTTTAAGGCGGGAAATTTCTGCTAAACTCTATGCTTTTTCCGCTGAAATAAAAACGGAAAATAAGTGGGTTGAAGAATTTCGTAATATCAAAAACGATTTTTTGACTTCCGAAAAAATGACGCAATATTCCACAGATATCTGGAATTCCATTAAAAAATCACTGGGCAAAGAATTGGAAGACGAAAATTCGGCGCTGAAAAATTATCTGCAAAAAAACCTTACGGAGCTGGCAGAAAATCTGAAAACGGATGAAAAATTTCAGAATAAAATTGACCATTGGGTACGTGTAACGGCGTACAAATATATTCTTAAAAACACCCATCAAGCCGCAAATCTCATCAGTTCTACGGTGGGAAACTGGCAGGGAAAAGAATTGAGCGAAAAACTGGAGCTTGAGGTTGGGAAAGATCTGCAGTTTATCCGCGTGAACGGCACCATTGTCGGCGGTTTGGTCGGTTTGATCATCTACACGCTGACCAATTTTTTCCTGTAA
- the msrB gene encoding peptide-methionine (R)-S-oxide reductase MsrB, with translation MKYLLFLAFCLTLQMCSQVKKPEISQQKNATTMENSTTQKENPYYSRTDRTKLNVPNSEWKKILSPEVYAVAREADTERPGTGKYNQFDELGEYYCVVCGNHLFRSDSKFSSTCGWPSFFEADKEGVAYKRDSSYGMERTEVLCKRCDSHLGHVFNDGPPPTGTRYCMNSVSLDFVPDSQVANNK, from the coding sequence ATGAAATATCTTCTTTTTTTAGCCTTCTGTCTAACTTTGCAGATGTGCTCACAAGTTAAAAAACCCGAAATTTCTCAACAGAAAAATGCTACTACCATGGAAAATTCTACCACTCAAAAAGAAAATCCTTATTATTCCCGAACAGATCGTACTAAACTTAACGTTCCAAACTCAGAATGGAAAAAAATACTTTCACCGGAAGTGTACGCGGTTGCGCGTGAGGCTGATACCGAAAGACCCGGAACTGGAAAATACAACCAGTTTGATGAGTTAGGCGAATATTACTGTGTGGTTTGTGGAAATCATCTTTTCCGCTCCGACTCTAAATTTTCCTCAACCTGCGGCTGGCCGAGTTTTTTCGAAGCTGATAAAGAGGGCGTTGCTTACAAGCGCGATTCAAGTTACGGCATGGAAAGAACCGAAGTTCTCTGCAAACGCTGCGACTCGCATTTGGGACACGTTTTCAATGACGGGCCGCCACCAACAGGTACGCGGTACTGCATGAATTCCGTAAGTCTGGACTTTGTTCCTGATTCGCAGGTAGCAAATAATAAATAA
- a CDS encoding murein L,D-transpeptidase catalytic domain family protein → MQKFLLILVSVLFLSTSFYTIKSKSEKPTANLVKVETAATPLKTKVKNSAEKAAEIYNSISFSDMKKLNPEVFEKAYLGFENLKKAGKMPENSNLLTIADFSLSSTEKRLWVIDVAEKKVLFNSLVAHGKNTGEEFAQKFSNIESSYQSSLGFYITESSYNGSNGYSLKLIGMDEGYNDAALQRAIVMHGADYVSEDFIKSQKRLGRSWGCPAVPRELAQPIINTIKNNNCLFIYYPDQQYLSNSKWLKADVNS, encoded by the coding sequence ATGCAAAAATTCCTTTTAATCTTAGTTTCTGTTCTGTTTTTAAGCACTTCTTTTTATACCATTAAAAGCAAAAGCGAAAAACCCACAGCAAACTTGGTTAAGGTTGAAACGGCGGCCACACCACTGAAGACAAAAGTTAAAAATTCGGCCGAAAAGGCGGCAGAAATTTATAACAGCATTTCTTTTTCTGACATGAAAAAACTTAATCCTGAAGTTTTTGAGAAAGCTTACCTTGGTTTTGAAAACTTAAAAAAAGCTGGAAAAATGCCCGAAAATTCTAATCTTTTGACCATTGCAGACTTTTCCTTATCGTCCACCGAAAAAAGATTGTGGGTAATTGATGTCGCTGAAAAGAAAGTGCTTTTTAATTCGCTGGTCGCGCACGGGAAAAATACGGGTGAAGAATTTGCGCAAAAATTCTCGAATATCGAAAGTTCTTACCAAAGCAGTCTCGGTTTTTATATCACTGAAAGTTCTTATAACGGTTCAAACGGTTATTCGCTGAAACTCATCGGTATGGATGAAGGTTATAATGATGCGGCGCTGCAACGCGCGATTGTGATGCACGGTGCAGATTATGTGAGCGAAGATTTCATAAAAAGCCAAAAGCGTTTGGGCAGAAGCTGGGGTTGTCCGGCGGTGCCGCGGGAATTGGCGCAGCCGATCATCAACACAATAAAAAACAACAATTGTCTGTTTATATATTATCCCGATCAGCAATATCTTTCGAATTCGAAATGGCTGAAAGCAGATGTAAATTCCTAA